DNA from Streptomyces sp. Edi4:
GCTGTCGAGGGAGCGTTCGGTGCGCGCCATGGTCCTGGCCGGCCAGGGGCGCGGCTTCTGCTCGGGCGGCGACGTGGACGACATCATCGGCGCCACCCTGTCCATGAACACCGCCGAACTCCTCGACTTCAACCGCATGACCGGCCAGGTCGTCCGCGCGATCCGCGAGTGCCCCTTCCCCGTGATCGCCGCCCTGCACGGCGTCGCCGCGGGCGCGGGCGCGGTGCTCGCCCTCGCCGCCGACTTCCGCGTCGCCGACCCCACCGCGCGCTTCGCGTTCCTCTTCACCAGGGTGGGCCTCTCGGGCGGCGACATGGGCGCCGCCTATCTGCTGCCCCGCGTCGTCGGCCTCGGCCACGCCACGCGGCTGCTCATGCTCGGCGAGCCGGTGCGCGCAGCCGAGGCCGAACGCATCGGCCTGCTCAGCGAGTTGACCGAGGAGGGCCGCGCCGACGAACGCGCCGGTGAGCTCGCGCGCCACCTCGCGAACGGCCCCGCCCTCGCCCACGCCCAGACCAAGGCGCTGCTGACCGCCGAACTCGACATGCCGCTCGCGGCCTCCGTCGAACTGGACGCCGCCACCCAGGCCCTCTTGATGAACGGCGAGGACTACGCCGAGTTCCACGCCGCCTTCACCGAGAAGCGGCCCCCGAAATGGCAGGGCCGCTAGCGATGGCCGGCGCCGGGGGCGGGGGCGCCCCGCCGCGGATCGCCGTCATCGGGGGCGGACCGGGCGGTCTGTACGCCGCCGCCCTGCTCAAGCGGCTCGACGCGTCCCGCGAGATCACCCTGTGGGAGCGCAACGCGCCCGACGACACCTTCGGCTTCGGCGTCGTCCTGTCGGACGAGACCCTGGGCGGTATCGAACACGCCGACCCGGCCGTCCACCGGGCACTGCGCGCCGAGTTCGTCCGGTGGGACGACATCGACATCGTGCACCGGGGCAGGAGGCTCACCTCCGGCGGCCACGGCTTCGCGGCCCTCGGGCGGCGCAGGCTCCTGGAGATCCTGCACGAGCGCTGCCGCGGACTCGGCGTCGACCTGCGCTTTCGCGCCGAGGCGCCGCCGGCTGCGGAACTCGCCGCCACCCACGACCTGGTGATCGCCGCCGACGGGGTGCACAGCCCGACCCGCGCGGCGCACGCGGACCACTTCGCGCCCCGCGTCACCCGCCACCGCTGCCGCTACATCTGGCTCGCCGCCGACTTCGCCTTCGACGCCTTCCGCTTCGAGATCGCCGAGACCCCGCACGGCGTGATGCAACTGCACGCCTATCCCTACTCCGCCGCCGCCTCCACGGTCATCGTCGAGATGCGCGAAGAGGTATGGGCGGCCGCCGGGCTCGACGCCCTCGACGAGAAGGCCTCCGCCGACCTCTGCGCCAAGATCTTCTCCGACGCCCTCGGCGGGCGGCCCCTGCGCGGCAACAACTCCTCCTGGACCGCGTTTCGCACCGTGGTCAACGAGCGCTGGGCGTACGGCAACACGGTGCTGCTCGGCGACGCCGCGCACACCGCCCACTTCTCCATCGGCTCCGGCACCAAGCTCGCCGTCGAGGACGCGCTGGCGCTTGCCGCGTGCGTACAGGAACAGCCCGATCTGCCCGCGGCCCTCGCGGCGTACGAGAGCGAGCGCCGGCCCGTCGTGGAGTCGACGCAGCGCGCGGCCGCGGCCAGCCTGCGCTGGTTCGAGGACCTGGCCCTCCATGTCGGCCAACCCGCACGGCAGTTCGCCTTCAACCTCCTCACCCGCAGCCGCCGCGTCACCCACGGCAACCTGCGCCTGCGCGACAGCGGCTTCACCGACGCCGTGGAGCGGGACTTCGGCTGCCCGCCGGGCACCCCGCCCATGTTCACCCCCTTCCGGCTGCGCGGCCTGGAGCTGAAGAACCGCGTGGTCGTCTCGCCCATGGACATGTACTCGGCCGTGGACGGCGTCCCCGGCGACTTCCACCTGGTGCACCTGGGTGCCCGCGCGCTCGGCGGCGCGGGCCTGGTCATGACCGAGATGGTGTGCGTCAGCCCCGAGGGCCGCATCACCCCCGGCTGCGGCGGCCTCTACACCCCCGAACAGGCCGCGGCCTGGCGACGGATCGTCGACTTCGTCCACGCCCAGGCGCCGGGCATCGCCCTCGGCGCTCAGCTCGGCCACTCCGGGCGCAAGGGATCGACCAAGCTGATGTGGGACGGCATGGACCAGCCCCTCGACAGCGGCAACTGGCCCCTGGCCGCCGCCTCGCCCATCCCCTACCGCCCCGGTGTCAACCAGATCCCGCACGCCCTCGACCGCGCCGGACTCACCGCCGTACGCGACCAGTTCACGGCAGCGGCCCGCCGCGCCGCCGACTGCGGATTCGACCTCCTCGAACTGCACTGCGCCCACGGCTACTTGCTCTCCGGATTCCTCTCCCCTCTTACCAATCAACGCACCGACGCCTACGGTGGTTCCCCGGCCGCCCGGCTCCGCTTCCCCCTTGAAGTCTTCGACGCGGTCCGCGCCGTCTGGCCCGCCGAGCGGCCGATGACGGTACGGATCTCCGCCACCGACTGGGCCGAGGGCGGCACCACCGCCGAGGACGCCGTCGAGATCGCCCGCGCCTTCACCGAGCACGGCGCCGACGCCATCGACGTCTCCACCGGCCAGGTCGTCCCCGACGAGCGCCCCGAATTCGGCCGCTCCTACCAGACCCCCTACGCCGACCGGATCCGCGCCGAACTCGGCGTCCCCGTCATCGCGGTCGGCGCCATCTCCTCCTGGGACGACGTCAACTCCCTGCTCCTGGCGGGCCGGGCCGACCTGTGCGCTCTGGCCCGCCCCCACCTGTACGACCCCCACTGGACCCTGCACGCCGCCGCCGAACAGTCCTACACGGGCCCCGGCGCGTCCTGGCCGGCTCCCTACCGGGCGGGCAGCCGCACCCCACCGACGGGCCGCACCGACGCACCCCGCGCCCGCCTCGGACTGAACTGACTCCCATGCGTCTGTGACATCGTCGGTGATCATGACGAACAGCGACTTCCTGGCAGTGGCGCCGCAGTACACCACGACACGCGAACTTCTCGCGGCCTCGGCGCGGCGGCGGGGCATGGAGGTGGAGGTGCTGGCGGCGGGCGACGGCGCGAGCCTTCTGCGCGGCAGGCGGGGCGGCCACTACTACGGCGGGCCCGCCTACGCCGCGGGCACCGCCGACGACCTCGGCGTGGCGCTCCTGGAGCCGACGGACGACTGGCTCACCGCCCTGCCCCGCGACTTCACCCGGCGGCGCGTCACCACGACCACCCTCGAACAGGCGCGCGGCCTGACCGGGCCGGCGTTCGTCAAACCGCCCAGCGACAAGAGCTTCCCGGCCGCCGTCTACGCCGACGGCGGGCGGCTCCCGAGCACCCCCGACTTCCCCGACCTGCCGCCGGATCTGCCGGTCCAGGTCAGTGACGTGGTGACCTGGGCGATGGAGTTCCGCCTCTTCGTGCTGGACGGCGCGGTCCACACGGGTGCGCAGTACGCCACCTTCGGCCGGCTCGACGCCGCTCCCCTGGAAGGACACCGGCGCCGGGGCGCCGTGCTGGAATTCGCCGGCGCCCTCCTGGCCGCCCGCGGGCACACGCTGCCCAGCGCGGTGGTGGTGGACATCGGACTCCTGGCCGCGCCCGGGCACGACGCCGATCCCTGCTGGGCGGTGGTCGAGGCGAACATGGCCTGGTTCAGCAACTGTTACGCCGCCGATCCCGACCGCGCCCTGGACGTCGTCCTGCGGGCGGCCGGCCCCCGGGACCGGGTGGCCGGGCGGGACCTCCCGTTCTGCCGGGACCGGGGTCGGGGCCTGGGCCCGGGCCGTGTCTGAGGGCCCGCCTCAGCCGCGCGGACTCGGCAGCGCCCCGCGCACGAAAGCGGCCCCGGCATCCCGCAGCAGCGCGTGCAGGCCGGTGAAGACGTCGGCGGAGCGGGCGCCGGGCCAGGCCGGGGGCAGCAGGCCGGCGGGCAGGCCCGGGTCGGCGTAGGGCAGGCGGCGCCAGGAGTCCAGGGCGAGCAGGTAGTCGCGGTAGGCGGCTTCCGGCTCGGGGCCCGGGGGACCGGCGGGGGACCGGGCCTGCCAGGCGCGCAGCACCGGCTCGTGCCGGTCAAGGAACTCCTCGTGCTGCCGGGCGATGGCGGGCAGGTCCCACCAGCGGGCGACGGCCTCGGCGGTGGGGGCGAAGCCCAGGTGGTCGCCCTTGAAGAGGTCCACGTACGGAGTGAGGCCGAGGCGTTCCAAAGTGTGCCGCGCCTCGTCGTACAGGCGGCCCGGGGCCAGCCACACGCCGGGCGCGGCCGTGCCGAAGCCGAG
Protein-coding regions in this window:
- a CDS encoding PaaX family transcriptional regulator C-terminal domain-containing protein, which translates into the protein MAEQHTPRSLIVTLYGAYGREISGSLAVAELIRLLAAVGVDAPSVRSSVSRLKRRGLLMARPTPLGAAGYALSEDARQLLDDGDRRIYAHPAPREDEGWVLAVFSVPEAERSRRHLLRSRLAALGFGTAAPGVWLAPGRLYDEARHTLERLGLTPYVDLFKGDHLGFAPTAEAVARWWDLPAIARQHEEFLDRHEPVLRAWQARSPAGPPGPEPEAAYRDYLLALDSWRRLPYADPGLPAGLLPPAWPGARSADVFTGLHALLRDAGAAFVRGALPSPRG
- a CDS encoding ATP-grasp domain-containing protein codes for the protein MTNSDFLAVAPQYTTTRELLAASARRRGMEVEVLAAGDGASLLRGRRGGHYYGGPAYAAGTADDLGVALLEPTDDWLTALPRDFTRRRVTTTTLEQARGLTGPAFVKPPSDKSFPAAVYADGGRLPSTPDFPDLPPDLPVQVSDVVTWAMEFRLFVLDGAVHTGAQYATFGRLDAAPLEGHRRRGAVLEFAGALLAARGHTLPSAVVVDIGLLAAPGHDADPCWAVVEANMAWFSNCYAADPDRALDVVLRAAGPRDRVAGRDLPFCRDRGRGLGPGRV
- a CDS encoding bifunctional salicylyl-CoA 5-hydroxylase/oxidoreductase; translation: MAGPLAMAGAGGGGAPPRIAVIGGGPGGLYAAALLKRLDASREITLWERNAPDDTFGFGVVLSDETLGGIEHADPAVHRALRAEFVRWDDIDIVHRGRRLTSGGHGFAALGRRRLLEILHERCRGLGVDLRFRAEAPPAAELAATHDLVIAADGVHSPTRAAHADHFAPRVTRHRCRYIWLAADFAFDAFRFEIAETPHGVMQLHAYPYSAAASTVIVEMREEVWAAAGLDALDEKASADLCAKIFSDALGGRPLRGNNSSWTAFRTVVNERWAYGNTVLLGDAAHTAHFSIGSGTKLAVEDALALAACVQEQPDLPAALAAYESERRPVVESTQRAAAASLRWFEDLALHVGQPARQFAFNLLTRSRRVTHGNLRLRDSGFTDAVERDFGCPPGTPPMFTPFRLRGLELKNRVVVSPMDMYSAVDGVPGDFHLVHLGARALGGAGLVMTEMVCVSPEGRITPGCGGLYTPEQAAAWRRIVDFVHAQAPGIALGAQLGHSGRKGSTKLMWDGMDQPLDSGNWPLAAASPIPYRPGVNQIPHALDRAGLTAVRDQFTAAARRAADCGFDLLELHCAHGYLLSGFLSPLTNQRTDAYGGSPAARLRFPLEVFDAVRAVWPAERPMTVRISATDWAEGGTTAEDAVEIARAFTEHGADAIDVSTGQVVPDERPEFGRSYQTPYADRIRAELGVPVIAVGAISSWDDVNSLLLAGRADLCALARPHLYDPHWTLHAAAEQSYTGPGASWPAPYRAGSRTPPTGRTDAPRARLGLN
- a CDS encoding enoyl-CoA hydratase family protein; the encoded protein is MSPFLSSASATEDWRHLRLSVDDGVATVTLARPDKLNALTFGAYADLRDLLAELSRERSVRAMVLAGQGRGFCSGGDVDDIIGATLSMNTAELLDFNRMTGQVVRAIRECPFPVIAALHGVAAGAGAVLALAADFRVADPTARFAFLFTRVGLSGGDMGAAYLLPRVVGLGHATRLLMLGEPVRAAEAERIGLLSELTEEGRADERAGELARHLANGPALAHAQTKALLTAELDMPLAASVELDAATQALLMNGEDYAEFHAAFTEKRPPKWQGR